From the Candidatus Microthrix subdominans genome, the window GATGGCGCTCAACAGGCGCTCGTAGCCGATCTGCAACAACGCCATGCCCGGGCCCTCGTAGATGCCCCGCGACTTGGCCTCGATGATCCGGTTCTCGATCTGGTCGCTCATGCCCAGACCGTGGCGGCCGCCGATGGCGTTGGCCTCCATCACCAGCGCAACCGAGTCGGCGAACGTCGCACCGTTGAGGGTGGTCGGCCAGCCCTCCTCGAAGCCGATCGTGATGTCCTCGGTGGCGATGTCGACGTCCGGATCCCAATGGGCGACGCCCATGATCGGCGTGACGATTTCCATCGAGGTCGACAGGTCCTCGAGCGCCTTGGCCTCGTGGGTGGCGCCCCAGATGTTGGCGTCGGTCGAATACGCCTTCTCGGTCGGGTCGCGGTAGGGCAGGTTGTTGGCTTGGAGGAACTCGCTCATGCCCGCCCGCCCGCCGAGCTCGTCGACGAAGGTCGGATCGAGCCACGGCTTGTAAATGCGCAGCTCGGGATTGACCAGCAGGCCGTAGCGGTAGAACCGCTCGATGTCGTTGCCCTTGTAGGTGGAGCCGTCGCCCCAGATGTCGACCCCGTCCTCGTGCATCGCACGCACGAGCAGCGTGCCGGTGACCGCCCGGCCAAGCGGCGTGGAGTTGTAATAGGTCCGGCCGGCGGTGCGGATATGGAAGGCGCCGCACTGCAGGGCGATCAGCCCCTCGCGAACCAGCTCCGTGCGGCAGTCGATCAGCCGGGCCTCCTCGGCGCCGTACTCCTTGGCCCGAACCGGAACCGAGTCCAGGTCGGGCTCGTCGTACTGGCCGATGTCGGCGGTGTAGGCGTAAGGGATGGCGCCGCGCTCGCGCATCCAGGCGACGGCGGCCGACGTGTCGAGGCCGCCCGAGAACGCGATGCCCACCCGCTCGCCGACCGGCAGCTTCATCAACACCTTGGAGTTCGAGGCGGGGTCGGAGGCAGCTGCGCCGTCGGCTGAAGGATCGTCGGCGGAGGGTTCGGGGGGTGCTTGAGCCATCGGAGGAGTGTAGGCGTCCGGTATTTGCCGGTCGTTTCCCCCGGGCGGTGCTACTTGTGGCCGCCTCGGGGTACGCCGCCGTACTTCATACGGGTGTCGGCCAGGGATGCGGCCCGGGCGTCGTCGTCGTTGATCCCGGCGTCGACAAGCTCACCGGCGAACAGGGTGTGGGTGCCAAAGTCGATCGCCTGGCGTACCCGGCAGTCCAGCCAGGCGATCGCCTCGTCGAATATCGGCGCGCCGGTGGCCTGTGCCGTGACCGGCCGCCCGTTGAGCGCCCCATCGGCGTCGCTCGCCGGCTTGGAGAACTTCACGAACGGACGGGTGTTCTCGGCGTCCCACAGGTTGACGCTGAAGCAACCGCCCTCGCTGATCAACCGGTGGGTGATTGCGGTGTTGTCGACGCCGATGCCGATCATCACCGGCTCCATCGACAGCTGGGTGACCCAGCTGGTGGTCATCGCATTGCGCTCATCGCCCGAGCGGGAGCCGACGAGCACCAGGGCGTTGGGGATTTTCCACGTGACGCGGTTGATCAGCTCCGGGTCGAGGCTCATGTCGGCACCGTAGTTGGAACCGATAGGGTGCGCCGGGGCCCCACGATCTGGGGTGTGTCCCGCCCGTCAACGTGTTCAAGGCTCGTGTATGAAGATCGCCATCCTGTCGAGAAACTCCAACCTGTACTCGACGAACCGGCTGCGCGAGGCGGCGGTGGAGCGCGGCCACGACGCCAGGGTGGTCGACTACCTGCGCTGTTACATGAACATCACCGCCCATCGACCCCAGATCATCTATCAGGGGTCCGAGCTGGAGGGATTCGACGCCATCGTGCCCCGCATCGGGGCGAGCCACACGTTCTACGGCACGGCGGTTGTACGGCAGTTCGAGATGATGAAGGTGTTTTCGGTCAACGGCAGCCAGGCGATCAGCCGCAGCCGGGACAAGCTGCGGTCGCTGCAGCTGCTCAGCCAGGGTGGTATCGGGCTGCCGGTGACCGGCTTTGCCCACTCGACCAAGGACATCGACGGCCTGCTGGAGACGGTCGGCGGCGCACCGGTGGTCGTCAAGCTGCTCGAGGGTACCCAGGGCATGGGCGTGGTCCTGGCCGAGACCAAGAAGGCGGCCGAGTCGGTCATCGGGGCGTTCCGCCAGCTCGACGCCAACATCCTGGTCCAGGAGTACATCAAGGAGGCCAAGGGGGCCGACATCCGTGCCTTGGTGGTCGGCGGCCGGGTGATCGCCTCGATGCGCCGACAGGGGCCGCCGGGGGAGTTCAGATCCAACCTGCACCGGGGTGGCTCGGCCGAGGTGATCAAGCTGACGCCGGAGGAGCGATCGACCGCGTCGCGGGCCGCCAAGATCACCGGCCTGGCCGTCGCCGGCGTCGACCTGTTGCGGTCCAACCACGGCCCGGTGGTGATGGAGGTCAACTCGTCGCCGGGCCTGGAGGGCATCGAAAAGGCGACCAGCATCGACGTGGCGGGCAAGATCATCGCCTACATCGAGAAGAACCAGCCGGCGGCCGCCACCAAGCGACCCCGTCGCTCGACGACCTGAGCGATCGGACCACGGCGATGGCGTCCCGCCAGCGAGCCCCCCGAAACTCACCGGTCGAGCTGGGCGGGGTCACGGTGCAGCCGGGGCGTCGCGCGTCGATCGAGCTGCCGGTCGCCCGCCTTCCGACCCGGTCGTGGATGTCGCTGCCGGTCGTCGTGCTGTGCGGATCCCGCCCCGGACCCACCGTGTGGGTGTCGGCCGCCGTCCACGGCGACGAGCTGCTGGGCGTGGAGATCATCCGCCAGGTGATGCGGGGGATCGACCCTCGGCGGCTGTCGGGCACCATCCTGGCCGTGCCGGTCGTCAACGTGCCCGGTTTCCTGGCCCAGAGCCGATACACCCCGGATCGGCGCGACCTCAACCGCTCGTTCCCCGGGTCGCCCCGAGGGTCGTTGGCCAGCCGCTTGGCGCACTTGTTCATGACCGAGATCGTCGCCCGTTGCGATGCCGGCCTCGACCTGCACACCGGTTCGAACCACCGGGAAAACCTGCCGCAGATCCGCTGCAACACCGACGATCCGACCACGTTGGCGATGGCCGAGGCGTTCGCCCCTCCGGTGATCGTGCACTCCAAGCTGCGGGCGGGGTCGCTGCGCGACGCCTGCGCCAAGCGCGGCCTTCCCGTGCTGTTGCTCGAAGCGGGAGAGGCGTTGCGCTACGCCGAGTACCCGATCGAGGTGGGCGTGGCCGGGGTGCGCCGCACGCTGGCCCACCTCGGCATGCTGCGCCCCACCCCCTCCCATGAACCCGCCCCGCCTCCACCCGGCCGGCCCGCCCCGGTGATCCGCTCGTCGACCTGGGTGCGTTCGCGCCGCTCGGGCCTGGTGCGCTTCGACGTCGACCTGGGAGCGAGCGTCACCGTCGGCGAGCGCATCGGCACGGTCGCCGACGCCCACGGCCACACCCGCTCGATCGTCAAGAGCCGGACCGACGGCCTGGTGATCGGCATCACCCGCAATCCGCTCGTCAACCAGGGCGATGCGCTGGTGCATCTTGGCGAGTTCGCCGACTCGGGACGCGGGATCGCCAGCGATCCCACCGCCTGACCGGGGCAGGGTCGCAGAACCAAACCCATTGCTCGAGTTAGGCGAGCCTCATATACTCAGTCAGGTCCCCTCCCGCAGGTGGGGGTACTCACCGACACGGGAGCAGCGAATCGATGGTCGTTTGTCATTGCCTGGCGCTGAACGATCGCACGATCAGAGAGCTGTGCACCGACGGCCCGGTCACGGTCGACGATGTCGTCGCCCAGTGCGGGGCCGGCGGCCGCTGCGGAGGGTGCCGACCGACGATCGAGGCACTGCTGGCCGAGCACCAGGGGTTGGCGACGCCGGTTGAACTGGTCGGGGCCGGTTCGGCCGCCCGTGTAGCGTCGGCCGCATGAAGGGCTCCCCGGCAATTATCGAGTTTCTCAACGAGGCGCTGACCGCCGAGCTGACCGCCATCAACCAGTACTTCGCACACGCCAAGCTGTGCGAGAACTGGGGCTGGGCCCGGCTGGGAGCCAAGTACCGCGAGGAGTCGATCGAGGAGATGCGCGACGCCGAGAAGCTGATGGAGCGCATCCTCCTGCTCGACGGCATGCCAAACCTGCAGCGCCTGGGCAGCGTCCGGGTG encodes:
- the argG gene encoding argininosuccinate synthase, encoding MKLPVGERVGIAFSGGLDTSAAVAWMRERGAIPYAYTADIGQYDEPDLDSVPVRAKEYGAEEARLIDCRTELVREGLIALQCGAFHIRTAGRTYYNSTPLGRAVTGTLLVRAMHEDGVDIWGDGSTYKGNDIERFYRYGLLVNPELRIYKPWLDPTFVDELGGRAGMSEFLQANNLPYRDPTEKAYSTDANIWGATHEAKALEDLSTSMEIVTPIMGVAHWDPDVDIATEDITIGFEEGWPTTLNGATFADSVALVMEANAIGGRHGLGMSDQIENRIIEAKSRGIYEGPGMALLQIGYERLLSAIHNENTLENYATMGRRLGRLLYEGRWFDPQCLMLREPLMRWVGSAVTGEVTVRLRRGDDYTITDTTGENFTYEEDRLSMERVEDSAFGPLDRIGQLTMRNLDIADTRSKLDAYRRIGTLGKGDVSPALEPGE
- a CDS encoding flavin reductase family protein encodes the protein MSLDPELINRVTWKIPNALVLVGSRSGDERNAMTTSWVTQLSMEPVMIGIGVDNTAITHRLISEGGCFSVNLWDAENTRPFVKFSKPASDADGALNGRPVTAQATGAPIFDEAIAWLDCRVRQAIDFGTHTLFAGELVDAGINDDDARAASLADTRMKYGGVPRGGHK
- the rimK gene encoding 30S ribosomal protein S6--L-glutamate ligase; its protein translation is MKIAILSRNSNLYSTNRLREAAVERGHDARVVDYLRCYMNITAHRPQIIYQGSELEGFDAIVPRIGASHTFYGTAVVRQFEMMKVFSVNGSQAISRSRDKLRSLQLLSQGGIGLPVTGFAHSTKDIDGLLETVGGAPVVVKLLEGTQGMGVVLAETKKAAESVIGAFRQLDANILVQEYIKEAKGADIRALVVGGRVIASMRRQGPPGEFRSNLHRGGSAEVIKLTPEERSTASRAAKITGLAVAGVDLLRSNHGPVVMEVNSSPGLEGIEKATSIDVAGKIIAYIEKNQPAAATKRPRRSTT
- a CDS encoding succinylglutamate desuccinylase/aspartoacylase family protein; translated protein: MASRQRAPRNSPVELGGVTVQPGRRASIELPVARLPTRSWMSLPVVVLCGSRPGPTVWVSAAVHGDELLGVEIIRQVMRGIDPRRLSGTILAVPVVNVPGFLAQSRYTPDRRDLNRSFPGSPRGSLASRLAHLFMTEIVARCDAGLDLHTGSNHRENLPQIRCNTDDPTTLAMAEAFAPPVIVHSKLRAGSLRDACAKRGLPVLLLEAGEALRYAEYPIEVGVAGVRRTLAHLGMLRPTPSHEPAPPPPGRPAPVIRSSTWVRSRRSGLVRFDVDLGASVTVGERIGTVADAHGHTRSIVKSRTDGLVIGITRNPLVNQGDALVHLGEFADSGRGIASDPTA
- a CDS encoding (2Fe-2S)-binding protein produces the protein MVVCHCLALNDRTIRELCTDGPVTVDDVVAQCGAGGRCGGCRPTIEALLAEHQGLATPVELVGAGSAARVASAA
- the bfr gene encoding bacterioferritin, with product MKGSPAIIEFLNEALTAELTAINQYFAHAKLCENWGWARLGAKYREESIEEMRDAEKLMERILLLDGMPNLQRLGSVRVGETPAEQFELDKALEENAVAMYRRGSALAATEGDPGTRELLDQLVLGEEEHLDWIETQLHAIGDIGIERYLQSQLDA